A genome region from Micromonospora peucetia includes the following:
- the kdpB gene encoding potassium-transporting ATPase subunit KdpB, translated as MSVTPATSPTGEQPTGGSPAAPANRVGGGLLDPKQMLRSLPDALRKLDPRTMWRNPVMLIVEIGAAFTTVLAVVDPTVFAWAITVWLWLTVLFANLAEAVAEGRGKAQAATLRQAKKDTIATRLVGWTPGTRADGCRDEAVPAPELRRGDIVLVEAGGTIPGDGDVVEGIASVDESAITGESAPVIRESGGDRSAVTGGTRVLSDRIIVKITQKPGESFIDRMIALVEGANRQKTPNEIALNILLAALTVIFLLAVVTLQPMAIFAKGYQAAAGDTAAITDAGVSGVVLISLLVCLIPTTIGALLSAIGIAGMDRLVQRNVLAMSGRAVEAAGDVNTLLLDKTGTITLGNRQAAEFVPVEGRSAAEVADAAQLASLADETPEGRSVVVLAKNEFGLRQREPGLIPHATFVPFTAQTRMSGVDLTPDASVDAGATGPGRRVRKGAAAAVMKWVRENGGHPTEQVGQIVDEISGIGGTPLVVAEHLDGQPARALGVIHLKDVVKAGMRERFDEMRRMGIRTVMITGDNPRTAKAIADEAGVDDFLAEATPEDKLALIRKEQEGGRLVAMTGDGTNDAPALAQADVGVAMNTGTSAAKEAGNMVDLDSDPTKLIEIVEIGKQLLITRGALTTFSIANDIAKYFAIIPAMFAGIYPSLDTLNIMRLASPSSAILSAVIFNAIVIVALIPLALRGVRYQPASASKLLSRNLLRYGLGGIVVPFIGIKLIDLLIQFIPGI; from the coding sequence ATGTCCGTCACGCCCGCGACATCCCCGACCGGCGAACAGCCGACCGGCGGGAGCCCGGCCGCCCCGGCCAACCGGGTCGGCGGAGGGCTGCTGGACCCGAAGCAGATGCTCCGCTCTCTGCCCGACGCGCTGCGCAAACTCGATCCCCGCACGATGTGGCGCAACCCGGTGATGCTGATCGTCGAGATCGGCGCCGCCTTCACCACCGTCCTCGCGGTGGTCGACCCCACGGTGTTCGCCTGGGCGATCACGGTCTGGCTCTGGTTGACCGTGCTCTTCGCCAACCTCGCCGAGGCCGTCGCGGAGGGCCGGGGCAAGGCCCAGGCCGCGACCCTGCGACAGGCGAAGAAGGACACCATCGCCACCCGCCTGGTCGGCTGGACGCCCGGCACCCGCGCCGACGGCTGTCGGGACGAGGCCGTGCCCGCGCCGGAGCTGAGGCGGGGCGACATCGTCCTGGTCGAGGCGGGCGGGACCATCCCCGGCGACGGCGACGTCGTCGAGGGCATCGCCAGCGTCGACGAATCCGCCATCACCGGCGAGTCCGCCCCCGTCATCCGGGAGTCCGGCGGGGACCGCAGCGCGGTCACCGGCGGCACGAGGGTGCTCTCCGACCGGATCATCGTGAAGATCACCCAGAAGCCGGGGGAGAGCTTCATCGACCGGATGATCGCCCTCGTCGAGGGCGCCAACCGGCAGAAGACCCCGAACGAGATCGCGCTGAACATCCTGCTCGCCGCGCTCACCGTCATCTTCCTGCTCGCGGTGGTCACCCTCCAGCCGATGGCGATCTTCGCCAAGGGCTACCAGGCCGCCGCGGGGGACACCGCCGCGATCACCGACGCCGGGGTCTCCGGGGTGGTGCTGATCTCGCTGCTGGTCTGTCTGATCCCCACCACCATCGGCGCGTTGCTCTCCGCCATCGGCATCGCCGGCATGGACCGGCTGGTGCAGCGCAACGTCCTCGCCATGAGCGGCCGGGCCGTGGAGGCCGCCGGCGACGTCAACACGCTGCTGCTGGACAAGACCGGCACGATCACCCTGGGCAACCGGCAGGCCGCCGAGTTCGTTCCGGTCGAGGGCCGGAGCGCCGCCGAGGTCGCCGACGCGGCCCAGTTGGCCAGCCTGGCCGACGAGACTCCCGAGGGCCGCTCGGTGGTGGTGCTCGCGAAGAACGAGTTCGGGTTGCGGCAGCGTGAGCCGGGCCTGATCCCGCACGCCACCTTCGTGCCGTTCACCGCGCAGACCCGGATGAGCGGCGTCGACCTGACCCCCGACGCGAGCGTGGACGCCGGCGCCACCGGGCCGGGCCGGCGGGTCCGTAAGGGGGCCGCCGCCGCGGTGATGAAGTGGGTACGCGAGAACGGCGGCCACCCCACCGAGCAGGTGGGCCAGATCGTCGACGAGATCAGCGGTATTGGCGGCACCCCGCTCGTCGTGGCCGAGCACCTCGACGGCCAGCCGGCCCGCGCCCTGGGCGTGATCCACCTCAAGGACGTGGTCAAGGCCGGCATGCGGGAGCGGTTCGACGAGATGCGCCGGATGGGCATCCGCACCGTGATGATCACCGGCGACAACCCGCGTACCGCGAAGGCCATCGCCGACGAGGCCGGGGTCGACGACTTTCTCGCCGAGGCCACCCCCGAGGACAAGCTCGCCCTGATCCGCAAGGAACAGGAGGGCGGCCGGCTGGTCGCGATGACCGGCGACGGCACCAACGACGCCCCCGCCCTGGCCCAGGCAGACGTCGGCGTCGCGATGAACACCGGCACGTCGGCCGCGAAGGAGGCCGGCAACATGGTCGACCTCGACTCCGACCCGACCAAGCTGATCGAGATCGTGGAGATCGGCAAGCAACTGCTGATCACCCGGGGCGCGCTGACCACGTTCTCCATCGCCAACGACATCGCGAAGTACTTCGCGATCATTCCCGCCATGTTCGCCGGCATCTACCCGAGCCTGGACACACTCAACATCATGCGGCTGGCCAGCCCCTCCTCGGCGATCCTCTCCGCGGTCATCTTCAACGCGATCGTCATCGTCGCGCTGATCCCCCTCGCCCTGCGGGGCGTGCGGTACCAGCCGGCCAGCGCCTCGAAGCTGCTCAGCCGCAACCTGCTGCGCTACGGCCTCGGCGGCATCGTGGTGCCGTTCATCGGCATCAAGCTCATCGACCTGCTCATCCAGTTCATCCCGGGGATCTGA